A genome region from Anastrepha ludens isolate Willacy chromosome 3, idAnaLude1.1, whole genome shotgun sequence includes the following:
- the LOC128856487 gene encoding uncharacterized protein LOC128856487, whose product MEQQLEKVLNEFASQPETVGVLLANRQGLCLGAKGRINPNMSGIGMAISEQACKLEPNLNPPTIYLYSGNKRCVIKKDGELTGVIYKQKPN is encoded by the exons ATGGAACAGCAATTGGAAAAAGTGCTTAACGAATT CGCTTCGCAGCCGGAAACAGTGGGTGTGTTGCTGGCGAATCGTCAAGGACTCTGTTTAGGAG CAAAAGGAAGAATAAATCCCAACATGTCTGGAATTGGTATGGCTATCTCGGAGCAAGCGTGCAAGCTGGAACCAAATCTGAATCCGCCAACAATTTACTTGTATAGTGGGAACAA GCGTTGTGTCATAAAAAAAGATGGGGAACTGACCGGTGTTATTTATAAACAGAAACCTAATTGA